Proteins encoded by one window of Salvia splendens isolate huo1 chromosome 7, SspV2, whole genome shotgun sequence:
- the LOC121741077 gene encoding protein DMP7-like: protein MENSEAPLLEAVAKPAKTPRQMVVRKAFKGTAHLSNLLPTGSVLTFQFLSPIVTNEGKCRSIASQSATAAVLAFCAATCFAMSFTDSFRDERGKVRYGVATFRGLWVVDGSGGMAAEEAAKYRLRFVDFVHAFLSIAIFAVVAMFDKNVTGCFCPSPSEEAMEMLTTLPVTVGAVCALFFVMFPTKRHGVGFPLSRR from the coding sequence atggaaaattcaGAAGCTCCGTTGCTCGAAGCGGTGGCGAAGCCGGCGAAGACGCCGCGGCAGATGGTGGTACGGAAGGCGTTCAAGGGGACGGCGCACCTCTCCAACCTCCTCCCCACCGGATCCGTCCTCACATTCCAATTTCTGTCTCCGATCGTGACGAACGAGGGAAAATGCCGGTCGATCGCGAGCCAGAGCGCCACCGCCGCCGTGCTGGCGTTCTGCGCCGCCACGTGCTTCGCGATGAGCTTCACGGACAGCTTCAGGGACGAGAGGGGGAAGGTGAGGTACGGCGTCGCGACGTTCCGCGGCCTGTGGGTGGTGGACGGATCCGGCGGGAtggcggcggaggaggcggcGAAGTACCGCCTGAGATTCGTGGATTTCGTGCACGCTTTCCTGTCGATCGCGATCTTCGCGGTGGTGGCGATGTTCGATAAGAATGTGACCGGGTGCTTCTGCCCGTCGCCGTCGGAGGAGGCGATGGAGATGCTGACGACTCTGCCGGTGACGGTGGGGGCGGTGTGCGCGCTCTTCTTCGTGATGTTTCCGACGAAAAGGCATGGGGTTGGGTTTCCTCTGTCGCGGCGTTGA